The following proteins come from a genomic window of Candidatus Bathyarchaeota archaeon:
- a CDS encoding AsnC family transcriptional regulator, whose protein sequence is MDPIDRKIIVELQENGRASYKKLGETINFTIMGVKRRVQKILAQNLIRVSAEINVEALNLYTALVLLELENREMLDKILERFKECPRIVNIFIMLAGYNLAVLMIAEDRDTLESESLEKCSLRSCEGVRRTEFYPIGSIQYSPFLNIREKLVTKDRKITPCNIDCISCKRYQDQKCVGCPSTTYYRGPL, encoded by the coding sequence ATGGACCCAATCGACAGAAAAATAATTGTAGAACTGCAAGAGAACGGGAGAGCATCCTATAAGAAACTGGGTGAAACCATCAACTTCACCATAATGGGAGTGAAGAGAAGAGTTCAGAAGATCCTCGCACAGAACTTGATAAGAGTCTCCGCCGAAATCAATGTTGAAGCACTTAACCTTTATACTGCCTTGGTCCTCCTTGAACTTGAAAACAGGGAGATGCTTGACAAGATCCTTGAGCGGTTCAAAGAATGTCCAAGAATAGTCAACATCTTCATAATGCTCGCCGGATACAACCTAGCCGTCCTTATGATCGCCGAGGACCGAGACACCCTCGAAAGCGAATCCCTAGAGAAATGCTCCCTTAGAAGTTGCGAGGGAGTCCGAAGAACCGAATTCTACCCAATAGGAAGCATACAATACTCACCATTCCTAAACATAAGAGAAAAACTTGTAACAAAAGACAGAAAGATCACACCATGCAACATCGACTGCATTTCATGCAAGAGATATCAGGACCAGAAATGCGTAGGATGCCCCTCGACAACATACTATCGCGGCCCACTCTGA